One part of the Musa acuminata AAA Group cultivar baxijiao chromosome BXJ1-5, Cavendish_Baxijiao_AAA, whole genome shotgun sequence genome encodes these proteins:
- the LOC135674204 gene encoding uncharacterized protein At1g28695-like, protein MSFSGAIAYRATASIVVAPLLVLVVIYACLWPFGVPTAFFRLQHGANTTEITPKDELEAALEAVAMENRTLIIAILNKAYVEQNAMLDLFLQSLGEGEDTEFLVDHLLFVAVDQRAFNRCRTLELHCYNLVTEGVDFSKEVFYMSDAFNNMMWRRTLFLGDVLRRGYNFIFTDMDVMWLRNPFSQLYRDGEDLQMSSDCYSCNPIDNSFFNTGFYFVTANNKTIALFDEWYARRNNSKGMKDQDVLQKMKREGAFTRLGLKVRALETTYFSGFCRMSQDLRKVITVHANCCGSMKAKLIDLRSVLEAWKVNNSNGTSNATTAAWPPVKGICLHDTSNKH, encoded by the exons ATGAGCTTCTCCGGCGCCATCGCCTACCGTGCCACCGCGTCCATCGTCGTCGCCCCTCTTCTCGTTTTGGTCGTCATCTACGCCTGCTTATGGCCGTTTGGAGTACCCACAGCTTTCTTCCGCTTGCAACATGGTGCAAATACT ACGGAGATTACCCCAAAAGATGAACTGGAAGCAGCACTAGAGGCGGTCGCCATGGAGAACAGGACTTTGATCATCGCGATACTGAACAAGGCGTACGTGGAGCAGAACGCGATGCTGGATCTGTTCTTGCAAAGTCTTGGAGAAGGGGAGGACACCGAGTTCTTGGTCGACCATCTTCTCTTCGTCGCCGTCGACCAGAGGGCCTTCAACAGATGCCGCACCCTGGAGCTTCACTGTTACAATCTCGTAACCGAGGGCGTCGACTTCTCCAAGGAGGTCTTCTACATGTCTGATGCATTCAACAACATGATGTGGCGAAGAACTCTCTTCCTCGGAGATGTCCTCCGGCGCGGATACAACTTCATCTTCACC GATATGGATGTCATGTGGCTACGGAATCCGTTCTCACAGTTGTATCGTGATGGAGAGGACCTTCAGATGAGCAGTGATTGCTACTCCTGCAACCCAATCGATAACTCCTTCTTCAACACCGGCTTCTATTTCGTGACAGCAAACAACAAGACCATAGCACTGTTCGACGAGTGGTATGCGAGGAGGAACAACTCGAAAGGCATGAAAGATCAAGATGTGTTGCAGAAGATGAAGAGGGAGGGCGCGTTCACGCGGCTGGGGCTGAAAGTGAGGGCCTTGGAGACTACCTATTTTAGTGGGTTCTGTAGAATGAGTCAGGACTTGAGGAAAGTGATTACGGTTCATGCGAACTGTTGTGGCAGCATGAAAGCTAAGCTCATAGACCTGAGATCTGTGCTAGAAGCTTGGAAGGTTAACAACTCGAATGGCACTTCAAATGCTACTACTGCTGCATGGCCTCCGGTCAAGGGAATCTGCTTGCACGACACTAGCAATAAGCACTGA
- the LOC103985981 gene encoding uncharacterized protein At1g28695-like codes for MERSRKRHATFELLPFSITGAISYRATAFIVVAPLLVLVVIYACFWPPGVPTAFFRLQNGANTTEIIPKDELEAALEGVAMENRTLIIAILNKAYVEQNAMLDLFLQSLGEGEDTEFLIDHLLFVAVDQRAFNRCRTLELHCYNLVTEGVDFSKEVFYMSDAFNNMMWRRTLFLGDVLRRGYNFIFTDMDVMWLRNPFSQLYRDGEDLQMSSDFYYGKPFDNSFFNTGFYFVTANNKTIALFDEWYARRNNSKGMKDQDVLQKMKREGAFTRLGLKVRALETTYFSGFCQMSQDLRKVITVHANCCGSMKAKLIDLRSVLEAWKVNNSNGTSNATTTAWPPVKGICLHDTATKHTATKH; via the exons ATGGAAAGAAGCCGAAAGAGACACGCCACCTTTGAACTACTGCCTTTCTCGATCACCGGCGCCATTTCCTACCGTGCCACCGCGTTCATCGTCGTCGCCCCTCTTCTCGTTTTAGTCGTCATTTATGCCTGCTTTTGGCCGCCTGGAGTACCCACAGCTTTCTTCCGCTTGCAAAATGGTGCAAATACT ACGGAGATAATCCCAAAAGATGAACTGGAAGCAGCACTAGAGGGGGTCGCCATGGAGAACAGGACTTTGATCATCGCGATACTGAACAAGGCGTACGTGGAGCAGAACGCGATGCTGGATCTGTTCTTGCAAAGTCTTGGAGAAGGGGaggacaccgaattcttgatcgacCATCTTCTCTTCGTCGCCGTCGACCAGAGGGCCTTCAACAGATGCCGCACCCTGGAGCTTCACTGCTACAATCTCGTAACCGAGGGCGTCGACTTCTCCAAGGAAGTCTTCTACATGTCTGATGCATTCAACAACATGATGTGGCGAAGAACTCTCTTCCTCGGAGATGTCCTCCGGCGCGGCTACAACTTCATCTTCACC GATATGGATGTCATGTGGCTACGGAATCCGTTCTCACAGTTGTATCGTGATGGAGAGGACCTTCAGATGAGCAGTGATTTCTACTACGGCAAACCATTCGATAACTCCTTCTTCAACACCGGCTTCTATTTCGTGACAGCAAACAACAAGACCATAGCACTGTTCGACGAGTGGTATGCGAGGAGGAACAACTCGAAAGGCATGAAAGATCAAGATGTGTTGCAGAAGATGAAGAGGGAGGGCGCGTTCACGCGGCTGGGGCTGAAAGTGAGGGCCTTGGAGACTACCTATTTTAGTGGGTTCTGTCAAATGAGTCAGGACTTGAGGAAAGTGATTACGGTTCATGCGAACTGTTGTGGCAGCATGAAAGCTAAGCTCATAGACCTGAGATCTGTGCTAGAAGCTTGGAAGGTTAACAACTCGAATGGCACATCAAATGCTACTACTACTGCATGGCCTCCTGTCAAGGGAATCTGCTTGCACGACACCGCCACCAAGCATACTGCCACAAAGCACTGA